One Malus sylvestris chromosome 14, drMalSylv7.2, whole genome shotgun sequence DNA segment encodes these proteins:
- the LOC126598400 gene encoding uncharacterized protein LOC126598400 isoform X2: protein MESMDHISKSRDAANIQIARAKLRTGSSKSPRNFLSVAGDENKAKSPWLWLSSTAHQLHNPPPQSQPTTLEHSRSNLSPSESTAANSSLSFPVVSELVRARQDRRRCRKLKGDLESAQEVFDEMSERTVAKFG from the exons ATGGAATCTATGGATCATATATCTAAATCCAGAGATGCTGCAAACATACAAATAGCCCGAGCCAAGCTCCGAACAGGGAGCTCAAAAAGCCCTAGAAATTTTTTGTCTGTAGCTGGAGATGAAAATAAAG caAAATCGCCATGGTTGTGGCTTTCGAGCACCGCACACCAGCTGCACAATCCTCCACCGCAATCTCAGCCCACGACTCTTGAGCATTCACGGAGCAATCTTAGCCCTTCCGAATCCACCGCCGCTAATTCCTCACTCTCCTTCCCCGTCGTCTCTGAACTAGTACGAGCTCGCCAAGATCGCCGCCGTTGCCGAAAACTG AAGGGTGATTTGGAAAGTGCTCAGgaggtgtttgatgaaatgtccGAGAGAACTGTAGCTAAGTTTGGCTGA
- the LOC126598384 gene encoding probable myosin-binding protein 5, with protein sequence MTKRSFTRYVEQELGRLPHFVVYALLEWTLIILLFVDGFLAFAANEFAKFFELQIPCWLCTRIDHVLVHRDQDFYYNDSICEAHRKDVSYLAYCHNHKKLSDIRKMCEACLLSFATEKESDCDTYKSLVGILHKDLECFVEDDHHQIQLSVPAARTWEEGAGQVEKSNSIVCISCSCCGVPLKMSSTSNSYPKGKNDSVLAQAPAPSPRAPLRSDDRSLDLPHIRYTELKLMSDNESELPEDEYESQPPNRVSQSVKEDPKAATVPLLTEGEDLADDANRTPLFGKGNRFFGIPLTDSATNSPRVAMRISRKSPLEKTGEYALESVEGSTSNEAECDSILHRLKRQVRLDRKSLMALYMELDEERSASAVAANNAMAMITRLQAEKAAVQMEALQYQRMMEEQAEYDQEALEATYDLLAKREEELRLVEAEVEAYREKYGLLKEFAYESGDEVRGKNDCGSSPGEPNGENTQNDQSKDENLEGALAESLKPLKGEKTYLLGRMKKLDKKTNSAKGFYSSQGPDGLNHTDDEIGNGSKAALTRQLSLLSHLSERVKALESDTGFLEHAAKTLEKHSEGTKLLTEITQNLQKLRHLVMMPPEENSGLP encoded by the exons ATGACAAAGCGATCTTTTACTCGTTATGTTGAGCAAGAGCTGGGGAGGCTGCCACATTTCGTGGTCTACGCTTTGCTCGAATGGACGCTGATCATTCTGCTCTTCGTTGACGGGTTCCTTGCGTTTGCTGCCAATGAATTCGCCAAGTTCTTCGAGCTGCAAATCCCCTGCTGGCTCTGCACCAGAATCGATCACGTTCTCGTACATAGAGACCAAGATTTCTATTACAATGACTCCATTTGTGAGGCTCATAGGAAAGATGTTTCGTATCTTGCTTATTGCCACAACCACAAGAAACTGTCTGATATACGAAAAATGTGCGAGGCGTGCCTGCTTTCGTTTGCTACGGAGAAAGAATCTGACTGCGATACGTACAAGTCCTTAGTTGGGATCTTGCACAAGGATCTTGAGTGCTTCGTCGAGGATGATCACCACCAAATTCAGCTGAGTGTGCCTGCGGCAAGGACGTGGGAGGAGGGGGCGGGGCAGGTTGAGAAGAGCAACAGCATTGTTTGCATTTCGTGTTCGTGTTGTGGCGTGCCATTGAAGATGAGCTCCACTTCCAACTCCTACCCGAAGGGGAAAAATGACAGCGTATTAGCACAAGCTCCCGCCCCTTCTCCACGAGCACCCTTGAGAAGTGATGATCGCAGCTTGGACTTGCCCCACATTCGGTACACTGAACTCAAACTCATGTCGGACAATGAGTCCGAGCTTCCAGAGGACGAGTACGAATCACAACCACCGAATCGTGTCTCTCAGT CAGTCAAGGAAGATCCCAAGGCTGCAACGGTGCCTTTGTTGACAGAAGGTGAAGATTTAGCTGATGATGCAAACAGGACTCCTCTTTTTGGTAAAGGAAACAGGTTTTTCGGAATCCCACTTACAGATTCAGCTACAAACAGTCCTAGGGTGGCAATGAGGATTTCAAGGAAATCGCCACTTGAAAAAACCGGCGAGTATGCCTTGGAATCTGTCGAGGGAAGCACTTCAAATGAGGCAGAGTGTGATTCCATTTTGCACCGGTTGAAGAGGCAGGTCCGGTTAGATAGGAAGTCGCTGATGGCATTGTACATGGAGCTAGACGAAGAAAGAAGCGCTTCGGCTGTGGCAGCGAACAATGCAATGGCTATGATCACCCGGCTACAAGCAGAGAAGGCTGCTGTTCAGATGGAGGCCTTGCAGTATCAAAGAATGATGGAGGAACAGGCGGAGTACGACCAAGAAGCACTGGAAGCGACGTATGATCTGCTTGCCAAGAGAGAGGAGGAGCTCAGACTTGTAGAAGCTGAAGTAGAGGCGTATAGAGAAAAATACGGATTGCTGAAGGAATTCGCTTACGAATCTGGTGATGAGGTCAGAGGGAAAAATGACTGCGGCAGTTCTCCAGGCGAGCCTAATggtgaaaacacacaaaatgaTCAATCAAAGGACGAGAACTTAGAGGGAGCCCTTGCTGAATCTTTGAAGCCTCTGAAAGGGGAGAAAACCTACCTCCTGGGTCGGATGAAGAAACTCGATAAGAAAACCAACTCCGCTAAGGGGTTCTACTCTTCGCAGGGCCCTGACGGTCTGAATCATACGGATGATGAGATAG GAAATGGAAGCAAAGCTGCTCTAACAAGGCAATTGTCGTTGTTGTCTCATCTTAGTGAAAGGGTGAAGGCCCTTGAATCAGACACAGGATTCCTAGAGCATGCAGCTAAGACACTTGAGAAACATAGCGAAGGAACAAAACTATTGACAGAGATAACACAAAACTTACAGAAGCTTCGGCATCTCGTCATGATGCCCCCGGAGGAAAACAGCGGGTTACCGTAA
- the LOC126598394 gene encoding uncharacterized protein LOC126598394 translates to MHLIFEVVGIDFTVDYCNSHVLSQEKFCTFLILICLGITFIFCPHFSIWVIRMATPEGGSASDNITQTCPLNANEDTIIARGREITEYDIESVSGFYCTGRIRFEDNQSLKVRFLKFDNGVCARKTFSRTCKCGHSRILKPYFVTYCKPMEAWIICYQWFDHLLGDQNLRIPVLANTRFAILHYWWRNEIRELLGAIKHIHFSRCFHRALNEICNFVVVSNKILIVNVQGSIEELENHLDFSMVRAWRLKDLAEFKDLLKFHILEPGTVWFDRDYFLDFFDSDRFGYDNFIKKLISHPFVLEPRDRMMLFFTIDRALKADGDALIEFQSKLQGPEFYMYKRWNNNSNIVLSVYALEEIYNYRESGYDGESIWELFRFLRDVCSHSDRRITDEEADIVVRNVYPNFLDKVYALHY, encoded by the exons ATGCATTTGATTTTTGAGGTGGTGGGGATTGATTTTACGGTCGATTATTGCAATTCGCACGTGCTTTCGCAAGAGAAATTCTGCACCTTCTTGATCTTGATATGTttg GGGATCACATTCATATTCTGTCCCCATTTCAGCATCTGGGTCATCAGAATGGCGACGCCCGAAGGAGGTTCAGCGAGCGACAACATAACGCAAACTTGTCCTTTGAATGCAAATGAAGATACA ATAATAGCGAGAGGTCGTGAGATTACTGAATATGATATCGAAAGCGTTTCTGGGTTCTACTGCACTGGAAGAATCCGATTTGAGGATAACCAAAGCTTGAAGGTTCGGTTTCTAAAATTTGATAATGGAGTATGCGCAAGGAAAACTTTTTCTCGAACTTGTAAATGTGGTCATTCTCGGATCTTGAAGCCGTACTTTGTCACTTACTGTAAACCTATGGAAGCCTGGATCATTTGCTACCAGTGGTTTGATCACCTTCTAGGTGATCAAAATTTAAGGATACCTGTATTAGCAAATACAAGATTTGCAATTCTGCATTACTGGTGGAGAAATGAGATCAG GGAACTTCTGGGCGCCATCAAACATATTCACTTTTCTCGGTGTTTCCACAGGGCATTAAATGAAATCTGCAACTTTGTAGTTGTTTCAAATAAAATCTTGATTGTTAATGTTCAAGGAAGCATCGAGGAACTTGAAAACCATTTAGATTTTTCAATGGTGAGGGCTTGGAGACTCAAGGACCTAGCTGAATTTAAGGATCTTTTAAAGTTTCACATTCTTGAGCCAGGAACTGTCTGGTTCGATCGAGACTATTTTCTGGATTTCTTTGACTCTGATCGTTTTGG GTACGataactttataaaaaaattgataagTCATCCATTTGTATTAGAACCTAGGGACAGGATGATGTTGTTCTTCACAATCGACCGTGCTCTAAAGGCTGATGGGGATGCTCTTATAGAGTTCCAATCGAAGCTACAGGGACCTGAGTTTTACATGTATAAGAGATGGAACAACAACTCAAACATTGTTCTTTCAGTTTATGCATTGGAGGAGATATATAATTATCGTGAGAGCGGTTATgacggtgaaagcatctgggaATTGTTCAGATTCTTAAGGGATGTTTGCTCACATTCAGATCGCAGAATTACGGACGAAGAGGCGGACATTGTAGTCAGAAACGTATATCCGAATTTCTTGGATAAGGTTTATGCTCTACACTACTGA
- the LOC126598388 gene encoding polynucleotide 5'-hydroxyl-kinase NOL9-like, with amino-acid sequence MASPTETPSANIYISPEWSEAVDCIAYDSVTSPPPIALVCGAKNCGKSTFSRHLLNILLRRYKKVGYLDTDVGQPEFSPPGFLSLTVVDEVTPDLTIPHLKTPKRCLFFGDVSSKTNPTTYLNSIFALYDYYKKEYCLFNQSDRPTKKIGLPLVVNTPGWVKGVGYDILVDMLKYIAPTHVVKINISAESKNLPSGVFWLDEDHDAMLKLIEINSARQDSFNRSILVQKDAHLLRDVRIMAYFRQCFSSSLNITTIKELANALASQPPYEVPISSIKIRHLYCQVPGAEIFYSLNATIVGLAVSSEGSKDLPWCVGLGIVRGIDTFKGLLYVITPVPRGTLEKVDLFLQGYIQIPTVLLQVQGCISPYMSANVLSTS; translated from the exons aTGGCTTCGCCGACCGAAACTCCGTCGGCGAACATCTACATATCGCCGGAGTGGTCCGAGGCAGTAGACTGTATAGCGTACGATTCAGTCACTTCGCCGCCTCCCATTGCCTTAGTATGTGGTGCCAAAAACTGCGGAAAATCTACCTTTTCCCGCCACCTCCTCAACATTCTTCTCCGGAG GTATAAAAAAGTTGGTTACTTGGATACAGATGTTGGTCAACCTGAGTTCAGTCCTCCTGGTTTTTTATCTCTAACCGTAGTAGATGAAGTCACTCCAG ATTTGACAATCCCGCATCTGAAGACACCGAAGAG ATGTCTTTTCTTTGGTGACGTTTCTTCGAAGACAAATCCTACAACGTACTTGAATTCTATATTCGCTTTATATGATTATTATAAGAAGGAATATTGTTTGTTTAACCAGAGTGATAGACCTACCAAGAAGATCGGATTGCCTCTTGTTGTGAATACACCTGGCTGGGTGAAAG GTGTTGGTTATGATATATTGGTGGATATGTTGAAGTATATTGCCCCTACCCATGTTGTTAAAATAAACATATCGGCCGAGAGTAAGAATCTACCAAGTGGGGTATTCTGGTTAGATGAGGATCATGACGCTATGCTCAAGCTGATAGAGATCAATTCAGCTCGTCAGGACTCTTTCAATAGATC GATTCTAGTACAAAAGGATGCACACCTGTTGCGTGATGTACGAATAATGGCTTATTTCAGGCAGTGCTTTTCAAGTAGCCTGAACATTactacaatcaaagaacttgctaatGCTTTGGCCTCTCAACCTCCTTATGAAGTTCCAATATCTAGCATTAAGATTAGACATCTCTATTGTCAG GTCCCAGGTGCTGAGATCTTCTACAGTTTGAACGCAACCATTGTTGGGTTGGCAGTTAGCTCTGAAGGATCAAAGGATTTACCTTGGTGTGTTGGTCTTG GAATTGTGAGAGGCATTGACACTTTCAAAGGCTTGCTATATGTGATAACACCGGTTCCAAGAGGCACTCTGGAGAAGGTCGATCTATTTCTGCAAGGTTATATCCAAATTCCTACGGTGTTGTTGCAG GTCCAGGGATGCATATCGCCTTATATGTCTGCGAATGTTCTGTCTACAAGCTAA
- the LOC126598400 gene encoding uncharacterized protein LOC126598400 isoform X1 produces MESMDHISKSRDAANIQIARAKLRTGSSKSPRNFLSVAGDENKGCTCRFGQTKSPWLWLSSTAHQLHNPPPQSQPTTLEHSRSNLSPSESTAANSSLSFPVVSELVRARQDRRRCRKLKGDLESAQEVFDEMSERTVAKFG; encoded by the exons ATGGAATCTATGGATCATATATCTAAATCCAGAGATGCTGCAAACATACAAATAGCCCGAGCCAAGCTCCGAACAGGGAGCTCAAAAAGCCCTAGAAATTTTTTGTCTGTAGCTGGAGATGAAAATAAAGGTTGTACTTGCAGGTTTGGACAAA caAAATCGCCATGGTTGTGGCTTTCGAGCACCGCACACCAGCTGCACAATCCTCCACCGCAATCTCAGCCCACGACTCTTGAGCATTCACGGAGCAATCTTAGCCCTTCCGAATCCACCGCCGCTAATTCCTCACTCTCCTTCCCCGTCGTCTCTGAACTAGTACGAGCTCGCCAAGATCGCCGCCGTTGCCGAAAACTG AAGGGTGATTTGGAAAGTGCTCAGgaggtgtttgatgaaatgtccGAGAGAACTGTAGCTAAGTTTGGCTGA
- the LOC126598393 gene encoding serine/threonine-protein phosphatase PP2A catalytic subunit-like, with amino-acid sequence MPPLADLDRQIEHLMQCKPLPEAEVKTLCEQARTILVEEWNVQPVKCPVTVCGDIHGQFHDLVELFRIGGNAPDTNYLFMGDYVDRGYYSVETVTLLVALKVRYRDRITILRGNHESRQITQVYGFYDECLRKYGNANVWKFFTDLFDYLPLTALIESQIFCLHGGLSPSLDTLDNIRALDRIQEVPHEGPMCDLLWSDPDDRCGWGISPRGAGYTFGQDIAAQFNHTNGLSLISRAHQLVMEGYNWCQEKNVVTVFSAPNYCYRCGNMAAILEIGENMDQNFLQFDPAPRQVEPDTTRRTPDYFL; translated from the exons ATGCCACCGCTCGCCGATCTGGACCGTCAGATTGAGCACCTGATGCAGTGCAAGCCTCTGCCGGAGGCGGAGGTGAAGACGCTGTGCGAGCAGGCGAGGACGATCTTGGTCGAGGAGTGGAACGTGCAGCCGGTGAAGTGCCCCGTCACGGTTTGCGGAGACATCCATGGCCAGTTCCACGACCTCGTCGAGCTCTTTCGGATCGGCGGCAACGCCCCCGATACCAATTACCTCTTCATGGGCGACTATGTAG ATCGAGGATACTACTCTGTGGAGACTGTCACACTTCTAGTGGCCCTGAAAGTACGTTACAGAGATAGAATTACAATTCTTAGAGGAAATCATGAGAGTCGGCAAATAACTCAAGT GTATGGTTTCTATGATGAGTGCTTGAGGAAATATGGAAATGCTAATGTCTGGAAGTTTTTCACTGACCTTTTTGATTATCTGCCGCTCACAGCCTTGATTGAGAGTCAG ATCTTTTGCTTACATGGCGGACTCTCTCCTTCATTAGATACATTGGACAATATTCGTGCTCTGGACCGGATACAAGAG GTTCCTCACGAGGGTCCAATGTGTGATCTCTTGTGGTCTGACCCGGATGATCGATGTGGGTGGGGAATATCTCCTCGGGGTGCAGGGTATACATTTGGACAAGATATAGCAGCCCAGTTTAACCACACTAATGGGCTAAGTCTTATTTCTAGAGCTCACCAGCTTGTTATGGAGGGTTACAATTGGTGCCAG GAAAAGAACGTTGTGACGGTGTTTAGTGCTCCAAATTACTGCTATCGCTGTGGAAATATGGCTGCAATTCTTGAGATTGGAGAGAATATGGACCAGAATTTCCTTCAGTTTGACCCAGCACCGCGTCAGGTCGAACCTGATACAACACGCAGAACTCCAGATTATTTTTTGTAA
- the LOC126598400 gene encoding uncharacterized protein LOC126598400 isoform X3, which translates to MKIKVVLAAKSPWLWLSSTAHQLHNPPPQSQPTTLEHSRSNLSPSESTAANSSLSFPVVSELVRARQDRRRCRKLKGDLESAQEVFDEMSERTVAKFG; encoded by the exons ATGAAAATAAAGGTTGTACTTGCAG caAAATCGCCATGGTTGTGGCTTTCGAGCACCGCACACCAGCTGCACAATCCTCCACCGCAATCTCAGCCCACGACTCTTGAGCATTCACGGAGCAATCTTAGCCCTTCCGAATCCACCGCCGCTAATTCCTCACTCTCCTTCCCCGTCGTCTCTGAACTAGTACGAGCTCGCCAAGATCGCCGCCGTTGCCGAAAACTG AAGGGTGATTTGGAAAGTGCTCAGgaggtgtttgatgaaatgtccGAGAGAACTGTAGCTAAGTTTGGCTGA